Proteins encoded in a region of the Brevefilum fermentans genome:
- a CDS encoding right-handed parallel beta-helix repeat-containing protein, with the protein MQTRKILFKTLGALIAVAVLLALLPGSHVQADPSTITVCASGCDYTTIQAAIDAANAGDTIAVGEGSYIITSSINVNKSLTIEGAGPDKTEVRFQNISDYGYVFFVTAASDVTLSDMTVGATNYLDRKGYFIGGPDGGFITTQNLVIDNITFDGGRSAIMISGEGQVVKNSHFTGEWLRASIRVTATDFLITNNLFECLHYQFGPVEIEGGNQTAGEISHNIMRNGAIPGYFKTNGNVFTLEFYGGTGTGNLVIKNNVFDGITNDPGVPNDSGKYVRKLAIYFEGNNFDGSKIFIQDNDFFGYNVTAVYAPGPTTITGNEFSDNLTHVWLYNAGTGIPAGAIESIFASNTFDKATFFDGGSRIYSSIQAAIAAAADGDTIEVAAGTYVETAQIVIDKNLTIIGENKATTTIKPAQSTGSGGDARGWFLVQSGKEFNLSNVTLDGDGKEIYQAIRSHGTGTIENNIIQNIIYPGYQGVGVVAMGGNMIIRANKLENIGRIGIMAFGSGVTDAQITGNTYTGKGEGDHLDYGIEIGGGAKATITGNTISNCLGVASGTWGSAAILVTDHYGPKSTATIIDNDLTDNEFGISIGYSGTDTSIVAIATGNKFTRNLFPISARNTTNIDMAAAFAENTFDKAVMIQGDTVIYSSIQSAINWANAGDTILVGPGTYEEALLLNKKGITVQGADPDNPPVIKGELTIDHTGATTIRGIDFEVQNILHDSIYIKKGNGITIEDCKFDGGGRETITGRRGIQAASDVSNVTVERCTFTNGYDISIQGNMSDLTVKNSTFTDVKSGINQQGGGGLVVEDCYFKNKPFNDGNSYGVRYTAVGGKSLSITRSTFEIDLEGAPDPGSGKYHGSIILRGSNADTTSVKDNTILGGVWNASTAATLNASPNWWGSPCGPSRVHGTATYAPWYADEAMTILRSENVSGEYTFPSGTSHEEINAVVACAAPGSTLIFDGTYEASIWVHEDREDLTFLLKDGTVLQGYEEKGYLFYVDADYITIMGESYGGAKLVPINNWHAVNVGCGYPQGGVTNFILDGLEIDGAYLGKGKAGIGVYLCSINKDVQILNNYIHDLYWDDTELNYAIDNASGSFSGVFDVQGNLFKNTGGIMDEIGDGINAKFNSWGEYTVIEDMVDAGGFGPVAFEPWTHVELFVEYLGGTPWVDRVVSNNDMEVTYAVKADMVEIVGAEFLLPIPDDLEIVEFEAKGTFDWELIEKVAGGIFYVGAHLDMGGEISDPIENEGIVLFTVTLKTDKPGKYTLKVDETTAEFAMRPVDNGVPGGPSTWVYLDEAHPATLNAFELPTIAIVPVPGQDYVVTLPIEFNITVDNSDGGDFENLGLVFTLPPGAVLEYTDDGGLTWKPVVSTFDPGDLAAGGIAFDPELVLFRVTFIEAGDNTIYVALNDYDPTPPFELANTQYTFPTSGVSVIGTFWMQGRTYRGDIPVTVEPYPETKTINRISNNLVIVNVNGGMYLVTTLQERYLNVHAELGKTINVNNGNYLIPTLELKGGNAYWKKGDGTLDNVIDISDAGLVGGAYGGAGSTEPTGENNPDVNFDGKVNILDLALVGGNFGLTSETAYAGWTP; encoded by the coding sequence ATGCAAACGAGAAAAATTTTATTCAAAACCCTGGGCGCGCTGATCGCCGTGGCGGTGCTGCTGGCGCTGCTGCCCGGGAGTCATGTACAGGCAGACCCATCAACAATTACGGTTTGCGCATCGGGTTGTGATTATACAACCATCCAGGCTGCGATTGATGCTGCCAACGCCGGTGACACGATTGCCGTAGGCGAGGGGTCCTATATCATCACCAGTTCGATCAACGTGAATAAGTCACTCACGATTGAAGGCGCCGGCCCTGATAAAACTGAGGTCCGGTTTCAGAACATCAGTGATTATGGCTATGTGTTTTTTGTTACAGCTGCATCTGATGTCACCCTGAGTGATATGACCGTTGGAGCGACCAACTACTTAGATAGGAAAGGGTATTTTATTGGCGGACCTGATGGGGGCTTTATTACAACACAGAACCTGGTCATCGATAACATCACTTTCGACGGCGGACGCAGCGCGATTATGATCAGCGGCGAAGGGCAGGTTGTAAAAAACAGCCATTTTACCGGTGAGTGGTTAAGAGCCTCGATCAGAGTAACCGCTACGGACTTCCTGATCACCAATAACCTGTTTGAATGTTTACATTACCAATTTGGCCCAGTTGAAATAGAAGGTGGCAATCAGACAGCTGGGGAAATATCACATAACATCATGCGCAACGGTGCTATCCCTGGCTATTTTAAAACTAATGGTAACGTTTTCACGCTTGAATTTTATGGGGGAACAGGGACTGGGAACCTGGTCATAAAAAACAATGTGTTTGACGGTATAACCAACGACCCTGGTGTGCCAAATGACAGTGGCAAATACGTTAGAAAACTTGCCATTTATTTTGAGGGCAACAATTTTGATGGCAGCAAGATATTTATCCAGGACAACGATTTTTTTGGATATAACGTTACCGCAGTTTATGCTCCGGGCCCGACAACCATCACAGGCAATGAATTCAGCGACAATTTAACCCATGTATGGTTATATAATGCTGGAACTGGAATTCCCGCCGGCGCGATTGAAAGTATATTCGCGAGCAACACTTTCGATAAAGCGACATTTTTTGATGGTGGCTCTCGGATTTACAGCTCTATCCAGGCTGCGATCGCTGCTGCCGCGGATGGCGATACAATCGAGGTGGCGGCTGGGACCTATGTTGAAACGGCTCAGATCGTCATCGATAAAAACCTGACCATCATTGGCGAAAATAAAGCAACTACCACTATCAAACCTGCCCAAAGTACCGGTTCTGGCGGTGATGCACGCGGCTGGTTCCTTGTTCAGTCGGGTAAGGAGTTCAATCTCTCCAATGTCACCCTTGATGGGGATGGTAAAGAGATTTACCAGGCGATTCGTTCACACGGCACCGGCACGATTGAAAATAACATCATACAGAATATCATCTATCCTGGTTACCAAGGTGTGGGTGTTGTCGCTATGGGTGGCAATATGATCATCAGAGCCAATAAATTAGAAAATATCGGTCGTATTGGGATCATGGCCTTTGGTTCTGGTGTTACAGACGCACAAATCACAGGTAACACATACACCGGCAAAGGAGAAGGTGACCATCTGGATTATGGTATCGAAATTGGCGGCGGCGCTAAAGCCACAATCACAGGCAACACCATCTCAAACTGCCTTGGTGTGGCTTCTGGCACATGGGGTTCTGCGGCTATTCTGGTTACTGATCATTATGGACCGAAGAGTACCGCTACAATCATTGATAATGACTTGACCGACAACGAGTTCGGTATCTCAATTGGTTATAGCGGCACTGATACTTCTATTGTTGCGATAGCAACCGGTAATAAATTCACTCGCAATCTATTTCCAATTAGCGCACGGAATACAACCAACATCGACATGGCTGCGGCTTTTGCGGAGAACACCTTTGATAAAGCGGTTATGATCCAGGGCGATACCGTAATTTACAGCTCCATCCAATCGGCGATTAATTGGGCAAACGCTGGCGATACGATCCTGGTTGGTCCCGGCACCTACGAAGAAGCGCTGCTGCTGAACAAGAAAGGTATCACCGTGCAGGGCGCTGATCCTGATAACCCGCCGGTAATCAAGGGCGAACTCACGATCGATCACACCGGGGCGACCACAATTCGCGGCATCGACTTTGAGGTTCAGAACATATTACATGATTCCATCTATATCAAAAAGGGGAATGGCATTACGATTGAGGACTGTAAATTTGATGGCGGTGGCAGGGAAACGATCACCGGTCGGCGCGGGATTCAGGCGGCAAGTGACGTGTCCAATGTGACCGTTGAGCGCTGCACCTTTACCAATGGGTATGACATCAGCATTCAGGGTAATATGTCCGATTTAACCGTTAAAAACTCCACTTTTACGGATGTAAAAAGTGGCATCAATCAACAGGGCGGTGGCGGCCTGGTGGTTGAAGACTGTTATTTCAAAAACAAACCGTTTAATGATGGCAATTCCTATGGTGTCCGTTATACGGCGGTCGGTGGCAAGTCCCTGTCGATCACCCGTAGCACTTTTGAGATTGACCTGGAAGGCGCACCTGATCCGGGATCTGGTAAATATCACGGCTCAATTATTTTGCGTGGCAGCAACGCTGATACAACCAGCGTTAAGGACAATACCATTTTGGGCGGTGTGTGGAACGCATCGACAGCAGCCACATTGAATGCCTCCCCCAACTGGTGGGGCAGCCCCTGTGGGCCTTCAAGGGTACACGGTACTGCCACCTACGCCCCCTGGTACGCGGACGAAGCCATGACGATTTTGCGTTCCGAGAATGTCTCCGGCGAATACACCTTCCCATCGGGGACAAGCCATGAAGAAATCAATGCAGTGGTGGCCTGTGCGGCGCCCGGCTCCACGCTGATTTTCGACGGCACCTACGAAGCCAGCATCTGGGTGCACGAAGACCGCGAAGACCTGACCTTCCTGCTGAAGGACGGCACGGTTCTTCAGGGCTATGAAGAAAAAGGCTATCTCTTCTACGTTGATGCCGATTACATCACCATTATGGGCGAATCCTATGGCGGCGCCAAGCTGGTTCCGATCAATAACTGGCATGCGGTCAATGTGGGTTGTGGTTACCCCCAAGGCGGCGTGACGAATTTCATCCTGGATGGGCTTGAAATCGATGGTGCGTATTTGGGAAAGGGAAAGGCAGGTATAGGAGTATATCTTTGCTCCATTAATAAGGATGTACAAATACTCAACAACTATATCCATGATTTATATTGGGACGATACGGAACTAAATTATGCTATTGACAATGCCAGTGGATCATTCTCGGGTGTATTCGATGTCCAGGGCAACCTGTTTAAGAATACTGGGGGCATCATGGATGAAATAGGTGATGGTATCAACGCAAAATTCAACAGTTGGGGTGAATATACGGTTATAGAGGATATGGTTGATGCTGGCGGTTTTGGACCTGTTGCCTTCGAACCCTGGACGCATGTGGAGCTGTTCGTGGAGTACCTCGGGGGCACTCCCTGGGTAGACCGGGTGGTGAGCAACAATGATATGGAAGTCACCTATGCGGTCAAAGCCGATATGGTCGAGATTGTCGGCGCCGAATTTTTACTGCCGATCCCGGATGATTTAGAAATTGTTGAATTTGAAGCGAAGGGCACCTTTGATTGGGAGCTGATCGAAAAAGTGGCTGGCGGGATCTTTTATGTCGGAGCCCACCTTGATATGGGTGGTGAAATAAGCGATCCGATTGAGAATGAAGGCATCGTCCTGTTTACCGTGACCCTGAAGACGGACAAACCCGGCAAATACACCCTGAAAGTTGATGAAACAACTGCTGAGTTTGCCATGCGTCCGGTAGATAATGGTGTTCCCGGCGGCCCATCGACCTGGGTCTACCTGGATGAAGCACATCCAGCCACGCTCAATGCCTTCGAGCTGCCGACGATTGCCATTGTCCCGGTCCCCGGACAGGATTATGTGGTCACCCTGCCGATTGAATTCAACATCACGGTTGATAATTCCGATGGTGGCGATTTTGAAAATCTGGGCTTGGTGTTCACCTTGCCACCGGGCGCTGTGCTTGAATATACAGATGATGGCGGACTAACTTGGAAACCGGTTGTCAGCACATTTGATCCAGGCGATTTGGCAGCCGGTGGGATAGCCTTTGATCCGGAGCTGGTGTTGTTCCGAGTGACCTTCATTGAAGCTGGTGATAACACGATTTATGTTGCGCTTAACGATTATGACCCGACACCACCATTTGAGCTGGCAAATACCCAATACACTTTTCCAACCAGTGGAGTTTCGGTCATTGGCACCTTCTGGATGCAGGGACGCACCTATCGCGGCGACATCCCGGTGACGGTGGAACCATACCCTGAAACGAAGACCATTAACCGCATCAGTAATAACCTGGTCATTGTCAATGTAAATGGCGGAATGTATCTGGTCACCACGCTGCAGGAGCGCTACCTGAACGTACACGCAGAACTTGGAAAGACCATCAATGTTAATAACGGCAACTACCTCATTCCAACGCTTGAACTGAAGGGCGGCAATGCCTACTGGAAAAAAGGTGACGGCACACTTGATAATGTCATCGACATCTCTGATGCGGGCCTCGTTGGTGGCGCTTATGGTGGCGCGGGTTCCACCGAACCAACGGGCGAGAACAACCCGGATGTGAACTTTGACGGCAAGGTTAACATCCTGGACCTGGCGCTGGTCGGCGGCAACTTCGGCCTGACTTCAGAAACCGCGTATGCGGGTTGGACACCCTAA
- a CDS encoding dockerin type I domain-containing protein, whose protein sequence is MHTRKILFKTLGALIAVAVLLALLPGSHVQGATLCVNPGGTGGCYGDIQGAIDAAQDGDTIDIAAGDYFPAAAGGVHLTIDKSITLIGAGRNATRIIFTEGSSIGLAINAGSGVTLGPVKIQGVGFFNVSGGLSGWSADYPVRIGQTGGTFEKIELEDVRIYRGKADNLHFDANAIFTEVVIKNPFIQNGGVHGAVFGGRTDALTITGGHFSWNGDLNENFGFGLSFASGTAGPVKNILVSGTKFEGNTAKGINANHIQDAVFDQLTVIHNGKNNLPDYEFGISINQWELGDCSNIVIKDSLFKGNTTGILVAAPFEDSKVNGVQILSSDFEGNKRNDISLWDSHYVSNLTILYNRFKGTEWAVYGNLQLGSSSVKIGPNWYNRPEGPRKYNETGTGKLAWNYYENPWCYVADCSELYVAEGGSIQEAIGFVPEGGKVHVGPGTYNEALTLNKPSITVQSTDGADDTIIDVPDDPNSVGVTFVKDMGTVTFDGFTVKNWKMVGITQSWTQRVGTTPRILNNKVIGTGHPVHGNCIQVTGDNALVKGNFVEGAHYTGTEGYAASGILAYLANNAVIEGNEVTDSDAGIVASGGSIFGHASTTGVKITGNTVYDSDECIGVHADAINTVITSNTLHGCEIGIAESFEWGAAGPSNSSANLNKIYDNDIDIGVYADDESVIPSGHVFNASPNWFGSPCGPSKVEGEQVVYSPWYIDEEMTTTTDVPPVSGTYTFPVEMSSAEKNAIIACAAPGTEFTFEKGTHAGGIVIPEGQNELVFNLADGAKFGNNAPCFEVYANDITIEAESKLGAVCYPGSHGVVVGAGVDSFELINLEIDGTNMSPGNGVHFEGAVSNVWLVNNFIHDIKGTPTATGNGVFFTDGLGGFHNYIQGNLFHNNDGNGIEAGTAAIDARYNAWGHFKGAEVGDGFSSGVEWQNDHTHVDLYLVSSGTHYPNQVVKGEDITYTIKGSLANIQGMEFTLTLPEQVSYVAGSFSQLLSGGFSNFGASVNSEGNLVIYAFQYSETGVTTPVNAEDEALFEFKLSGVNFGKELAIGYINTNFSFAHQQGDEGPTNNVYPTLLLGIDDLEVIDLPKLSQDGLTDPLTVGIEREFTITLENPEEGGVFEHTLIYIFVKDAKLDDIYSFVCYDEDDNPYNALLSEDGQGNLVGTWGPPDGFELTAPYKEITKCEVTFKEPGEYEVEITLVDEDTDWELARLEFTVVVNAGDFSVTGTVSMQGRTLRSGVPMTLTSLIFGDFTELSGPTITDNLLFEGLGGGDYLITTLQERYLNIHEGLNMTIYLNGNVKLPLLHLFGGNAYWKNTDGTFDNVIDISDAGLVGGAYGGAGSTTPTGGNHADVNFDGKVNIQDLALVGGNFGLTSAGAYEEWMP, encoded by the coding sequence ATGCATACGAGAAAAATACTATTCAAAACCCTGGGCGCGCTGATCGCCGTAGCCGTGCTGCTGGCGCTGCTGCCCGGGAGCCATGTACAGGGTGCCACGCTTTGCGTTAATCCGGGAGGAACAGGCGGCTGTTACGGTGATATCCAGGGTGCGATTGATGCTGCCCAGGATGGCGACACGATTGACATCGCCGCGGGCGATTATTTTCCGGCTGCGGCTGGCGGCGTTCACCTGACGATTGATAAAAGCATCACCTTGATCGGCGCGGGCAGAAATGCAACCAGGATTATATTTACCGAAGGGTCTTCCATCGGCCTTGCGATTAATGCGGGATCAGGTGTTACGCTCGGGCCGGTAAAGATCCAGGGCGTTGGCTTTTTCAACGTGTCCGGTGGCTTATCGGGTTGGTCTGCAGATTATCCGGTCAGAATCGGGCAGACCGGCGGAACCTTTGAAAAAATTGAACTGGAAGACGTCCGGATCTATCGCGGCAAAGCGGACAACCTGCATTTTGACGCTAATGCGATCTTTACCGAAGTGGTGATTAAAAACCCCTTTATCCAAAATGGCGGTGTACATGGTGCGGTATTCGGTGGACGAACGGATGCGCTCACCATCACGGGTGGTCATTTTAGTTGGAACGGTGATTTAAATGAAAATTTTGGTTTTGGGCTTTCTTTTGCCTCAGGAACAGCCGGCCCGGTTAAAAACATCCTTGTCAGCGGAACAAAATTTGAAGGCAACACCGCTAAGGGTATTAATGCCAACCATATTCAAGACGCTGTTTTTGACCAGCTCACAGTAATCCATAATGGTAAAAACAACCTTCCTGATTATGAATTTGGGATTTCGATCAACCAGTGGGAATTAGGTGATTGCAGTAATATCGTTATCAAAGACAGTCTGTTCAAAGGGAATACAACGGGTATTTTGGTTGCAGCTCCTTTTGAAGACTCTAAAGTCAATGGTGTTCAAATCCTGTCCTCAGATTTTGAAGGCAATAAGAGAAACGACATCTCACTGTGGGATTCTCATTATGTGAGCAATCTGACCATCCTGTATAATCGTTTTAAGGGGACAGAATGGGCTGTGTATGGAAATCTTCAGCTTGGCAGCAGCTCGGTGAAGATTGGCCCCAACTGGTACAATCGTCCTGAAGGACCTCGCAAATATAATGAAACGGGCACCGGAAAGCTGGCCTGGAATTATTACGAAAACCCCTGGTGCTACGTTGCAGACTGCTCTGAGCTGTACGTCGCTGAAGGCGGATCCATCCAGGAAGCGATTGGTTTTGTGCCCGAAGGTGGAAAAGTACATGTCGGTCCCGGCACCTACAACGAAGCGCTTACACTGAACAAGCCCAGTATCACCGTGCAGTCCACCGACGGGGCGGATGATACGATCATTGACGTTCCTGATGACCCGAATAGCGTTGGCGTAACTTTTGTCAAAGACATGGGCACGGTCACATTTGATGGTTTTACTGTTAAGAACTGGAAAATGGTAGGTATTACCCAATCATGGACACAACGGGTTGGCACCACACCGCGTATTTTAAATAACAAAGTTATTGGAACCGGTCATCCGGTTCATGGCAACTGCATCCAGGTAACTGGTGACAACGCCCTGGTTAAAGGCAATTTTGTTGAGGGTGCCCACTATACCGGCACTGAGGGTTATGCTGCCAGTGGGATTTTAGCCTACCTTGCAAACAATGCCGTCATTGAAGGTAACGAGGTTACTGATTCCGATGCGGGAATTGTTGCTTCGGGCGGCTCAATCTTTGGACATGCCTCGACAACGGGAGTGAAGATCACAGGGAATACCGTTTATGATAGCGATGAATGTATTGGGGTGCATGCCGATGCAATCAACACCGTCATTACCAGCAACACGTTACATGGCTGTGAAATCGGTATTGCAGAATCCTTTGAGTGGGGCGCGGCAGGCCCATCAAATTCCTCGGCAAATCTGAATAAAATTTATGATAATGATATTGATATTGGTGTTTATGCTGATGATGAAAGTGTAATACCAAGCGGTCATGTTTTTAATGCCTCACCCAATTGGTTTGGCTCACCCTGTGGGCCTTCAAAGGTTGAAGGCGAACAGGTCGTTTACAGCCCCTGGTATATTGATGAAGAAATGACCACCACAACCGATGTGCCGCCTGTTTCTGGCACCTACACCTTCCCTGTGGAAATGAGCAGCGCTGAAAAGAACGCCATCATCGCCTGTGCGGCGCCCGGCACCGAGTTCACCTTCGAAAAGGGCACGCACGCTGGCGGCATTGTCATTCCAGAAGGGCAAAATGAATTGGTCTTCAACCTGGCGGATGGTGCTAAGTTTGGTAACAATGCCCCCTGCTTCGAGGTCTATGCAAACGATATCACCATTGAAGCCGAAAGCAAGCTGGGTGCGGTGTGTTACCCCGGCTCGCATGGTGTGGTGGTCGGCGCAGGCGTGGATTCCTTCGAACTGATCAACCTGGAGATTGACGGTACAAATATGTCCCCCGGCAACGGCGTTCACTTTGAAGGCGCAGTTTCCAACGTGTGGCTGGTGAATAACTTCATCCACGATATTAAGGGTACCCCCACTGCAACTGGAAACGGCGTATTCTTCACCGATGGCCTTGGCGGATTTCACAACTATATCCAGGGCAACCTGTTCCATAACAACGACGGCAACGGCATCGAAGCAGGCACAGCAGCGATCGACGCCCGCTACAACGCCTGGGGACATTTCAAGGGCGCTGAAGTCGGTGATGGTTTCAGCTCTGGCGTGGAATGGCAAAATGATCACACCCATGTGGATCTGTACCTGGTCTCCTCCGGCACACATTACCCGAACCAAGTGGTCAAGGGTGAAGACATCACCTATACCATTAAAGGCAGCCTCGCCAATATCCAGGGCATGGAATTTACCCTGACCCTGCCGGAACAGGTGTCCTATGTGGCTGGTTCTTTCAGCCAACTTCTATCCGGTGGATTTTCTAATTTTGGCGCTTCAGTTAATAGTGAAGGAAACCTGGTGATTTATGCCTTCCAGTACTCAGAAACAGGGGTAACAACACCGGTGAACGCTGAGGACGAGGCGCTGTTTGAATTCAAGCTGTCCGGTGTTAATTTTGGCAAAGAACTGGCTATCGGATATATCAACACCAACTTCAGTTTTGCCCACCAGCAGGGCGATGAAGGCCCAACCAACAACGTCTATCCGACGCTATTGCTGGGCATCGACGACCTGGAAGTGATCGATTTGCCGAAGCTTTCGCAGGACGGCCTGACCGACCCCTTGACGGTCGGCATAGAGCGTGAGTTCACAATCACCCTGGAAAATCCTGAAGAAGGCGGTGTATTTGAGCACACACTGATCTACATCTTCGTTAAAGATGCCAAGCTGGATGATATCTACAGCTTCGTATGTTATGACGAAGATGATAATCCGTATAATGCCCTGCTTTCGGAAGATGGTCAAGGCAACCTGGTCGGCACTTGGGGTCCACCTGATGGGTTTGAGCTCACCGCTCCCTATAAAGAAATAACGAAATGCGAGGTGACGTTTAAGGAGCCGGGTGAATATGAGGTTGAGATCACTTTGGTTGATGAAGACACCGATTGGGAGCTGGCACGACTGGAATTTACAGTCGTGGTCAACGCAGGCGATTTCTCAGTGACCGGCACGGTCTCGATGCAGGGTCGCACACTGCGCTCCGGTGTGCCGATGACGCTGACCAGCCTGATTTTCGGCGACTTCACCGAACTCTCCGGCCCAACCATCACCGACAACCTGCTCTTTGAAGGCCTGGGCGGTGGCGATTACCTGATCACCACGCTGCAGGAGCGCTACCTGAACATCCATGAGGGTCTGAATATGACGATCTACCTGAATGGTAACGTTAAGCTGCCACTGCTGCACCTGTTTGGCGGTAACGCCTACTGGAAAAATACTGACGGCACATTTGATAATGTGATCGACATCTCTGATGCGGGTCTCGTTGGTGGCGCCTATGGTGGCGCTGGTTCTACCACCCCAACGGGCGGGAACCACGCGGACGTGAACTTTGACGGCAAGGTCAACATTCAGGACCTGGCGCTGGTCGGCGGTAACTTCGGCCTGACTTCGGCAGGCGCGTATGAGGAATGGATGCCGTAA
- a CDS encoding dockerin type I domain-containing protein has protein sequence MRRSTFSVPSLSLLILFLGLVLVAFSHGRAVRAQQTPTLVVSPAQGTIIINNSNTITLELVAANVVNMQSFEVTLAYDPSVIKFESWALGELVSVFNWKLAEQTSPPGHFYLAYGRFAGGPVSGDGVLLEVTFSGVGKGTSPVAIALARYSAPTGEKTVFVCQDGSVSAVYDPTLLPKSTLSGRVLLQGRANPSGASVFLSPGAFFEIGPYVALSQNLPGINLRFDQVVNDTYTLNTGLDGYLNPALQVTLTADLTLPPLHLLGGDVNGDDRVDTTDLDAIRAAFGSPGAGIAADINGDGVVNLQDLALAAGNFGLTTDEAYAQWMNGE, from the coding sequence TTGAGACGCAGCACATTTTCCGTACCATCGCTTTCATTATTGATCCTTTTTCTGGGTCTGGTTCTGGTCGCCTTTAGCCACGGTCGGGCAGTGCGGGCTCAGCAGACCCCCACCCTGGTCGTCTCTCCGGCGCAAGGCACCATCATCATCAACAACAGCAACACCATCACCCTGGAACTGGTGGCAGCCAATGTGGTCAACATGCAAAGTTTTGAGGTCACCCTGGCGTATGATCCTTCGGTCATCAAGTTTGAAAGCTGGGCGCTGGGCGAGCTGGTGAGTGTATTTAACTGGAAACTGGCTGAGCAAACCAGCCCTCCGGGCCATTTTTACCTGGCTTATGGGCGCTTTGCCGGGGGCCCGGTCAGCGGGGACGGGGTTCTATTAGAGGTCACCTTCAGCGGGGTGGGGAAAGGGACTTCCCCGGTCGCGATCGCCCTGGCAAGGTATTCCGCCCCTACCGGTGAGAAAACGGTCTTTGTCTGCCAGGATGGTAGCGTGTCTGCGGTTTACGACCCGACGCTCCTGCCGAAGTCGACGCTCAGCGGCCGGGTTTTACTGCAAGGACGGGCGAATCCCTCCGGCGCATCTGTATTTTTAAGTCCGGGTGCATTTTTTGAGATTGGCCCTTATGTAGCCCTCAGCCAGAATCTTCCTGGGATAAACCTGCGCTTTGACCAGGTGGTGAATGATACCTACACACTCAACACGGGTTTGGATGGCTACCTGAACCCCGCCCTGCAAGTAACCCTCACCGCTGACCTGACCCTGCCGCCCCTGCACCTGCTGGGCGGGGACGTGAACGGCGATGACCGCGTCGACACCACGGACCTGGACGCCATCCGCGCGGCTTTCGGCTCCCCGGGTGCTGGCATCGCCGCGGATATCAACGGGGATGGCGTCGTCAACCTGCAGGACCTGGCGCTGGCAGCCGGCAATTTCGGTCTGACCACCGATGAAGCCTATGCGCAATGGATGAATGGTGAATAG
- a CDS encoding cohesin domain-containing protein — MKRLCLLLLVLTAIFLPFSTTHSAHSQADTRVRVSPAQVTLQPGDRATIEIRVDAVEALFAFEADIHFDPDLISAEDLTLGSFLEPGWEPINLIDNDSGIIQYHMSQSGMDTPSKSGSGVLFSFEITLLGATAGSDIEIEHILLSDRDGFEIPCEVLHGTVKSPGSGPEFSVFLPLILH; from the coding sequence ATGAAGCGTTTATGTTTGCTTCTGCTCGTATTAACAGCGATTTTTTTGCCCTTTTCCACCACTCACTCGGCGCACTCGCAGGCTGACACCCGGGTGCGCGTGTCTCCCGCGCAGGTGACCCTGCAGCCGGGCGATCGCGCGACGATCGAAATTCGGGTGGACGCTGTGGAAGCGCTGTTTGCCTTTGAAGCGGATATTCATTTTGACCCCGATTTAATCTCCGCTGAAGATTTAACCCTGGGAAGTTTTTTAGAGCCCGGCTGGGAACCAATCAACTTAATCGACAACGACAGTGGTATCATCCAGTACCATATGAGCCAGTCGGGCATGGACACGCCATCCAAGAGCGGGTCTGGCGTGTTATTCTCCTTCGAAATTACGTTGCTGGGCGCCACCGCCGGTTCTGATATCGAAATTGAGCACATTTTGCTATCGGACCGCGATGGTTTTGAGATTCCTTGTGAGGTTCTACATGGCACAGTCAAATCACCGGGTTCTGGACCAGAATTTTCAGTCTTTTTGCCATTGATCCTGCACTGA